A region from the Nematostella vectensis chromosome 13, jaNemVect1.1, whole genome shotgun sequence genome encodes:
- the LOC5508054 gene encoding melatonin-related receptor — protein MDPNITAGLEEYKIELASRSFTSVIIESLICAIGIAFTLVGNAIVLWIVYKNPSLRTIPNQFVISLAISDLLMAIIGAPPCFVALAMGKDPLGPELCQLQGFLIVILARVSLQTMALVALNRYFLIVRPHLYRRIFTSVNTKVMIVCVWVLTCVEPIPYLSLGYRYFFHPAKAFCFPDSRLHWVVLTGYAIVSIPMPILVICYYKVFSKIRRHKMSFKQHQFQRNNTGPSVEDINVTMTLFLTVCALLICWIPIAVVDLIDFVRNSLGSMPRLVYLAYLYFGQLSTAINPWIYGVMNKSFREAYLKLFRIRSFGLTFRTKFKVNNGVPENTIEQYKDHTMMTSETHI, from the coding sequence ATGGATCCGAATATTACCGCCGGGCTTGAAGAGTACAAGATCGAACTTGCAAGTCGCAGTTTTACTTCTGTCATCATTGAATCCCTCATATGTGCAATTGGAATCGCCTTCACTTTGGTGGGTAACGCAATAGTTCTGTGGATCGTCTACAAAAATCCAAGCCTCAGAACAATCCCGAATCAGTTTGTTATTTCACTAGCTATCTCAGACCTACTGATGGCGATTATAGGAGCCCCACCATGCTTTGTGGCCCTCGCAATGGGAAAAGACCCTCTCGGTCCAGAGTTATGTCAACTCCAGGGGTTTCTCATAGTTATTTTAGCACGGGTATCGCTCCAAACGATGGCTTTAGTTGCGTTGAATCGATACTTCCTCATTGTTCGCCCTCATTTGTATCGGAGGATTTTCACTTCGGTCAACACAAAAGTGATGATTGTTTGCGTTTGGGTCTTAACTTGTGTTGAGCCAATTCCCTATCTCAGTCTAGGTTATAGGTACTTCTTCCACCCAGCCAAAGCCTTCTGTTTTCCCGACTCGCGTCTACACTGGGTAGTCCTTACAGGGTACGCCATTGTTTCTATACCAATGCCCATATTGGTAATCTGCTATTACAAAGTCTTCTCCAAGATTCGCCGCCATAAAATGAGTTTTAAACAACACCAATTTCAACGAAACAACACCGGCCCTTCAGTGGAAGACATTAACGTTACGATGACACTCTTCCTGACTGTATGCGCGCTTCTAATCTGTTGGATTCCGATCGCTGTTGTTGACCTGATTGACTTTGTTCGAAACAGTCTTGGTTCGATGCCCAGACTGGTATACCTGGCGTATTTATACTTTGGCCAACTTTCTACTGCAATTAACCCGTGGATTTACGGCGTGATGAACAAGTCTTTCAGGGAGGCCTACCTCAAGCTCTTTCGGATCAGATCATTTGGGCTGACATTCAGAACCAAGTTCAAGGTAAACAATGGTGTGCCGGAAAATACAATAGAGCAGTACAAGGACCACACCATGATGACGTCAGAGACGCATATATAA
- the LOC5508062 gene encoding ciliogenesis and planar polarity effector 2, translated as MLYKPKGSIVQFNWQDTQEGREYFGGILRRNRRKFFGMLEMPSLPLQSTADVVSYKIFLSGKPGIGKTSTIAKLSGQEVPHMHIETPGIQTSVVYWPAKLINSSKVILFKFHFWDCGSHSMKKYDHLLPACKANVDAVLFMFSFTDRSSFEDLPNNVSCFLDGQENVLSAAVATKHDQVLHGDITEQELRDFEEQWSVPVLKIANVNGPRLADGYSLDGRAGIMEIASFLNYLSELLWQRDQSVIASREASRDRVSRQSSGSSQHSRSSADQRFVLNVEKYI; from the exons ATGCTTTATAAGCCCAAAGGGTCAATTGTCCAGTTTAACTGGCAAGATACGCAAGAGGGAAGGGAGTATTTCGGCGGAATTCTACGACGGAATCGACGCAAATTCTTCG GGATGTTAGAGATGCCCAGTCTACCACTGCAGTCTACAGCAGATGTTGTTTCCTACAAGATCTTTCTTAGTGGAAAACCAGGCATCGGAAAGACAAGTACTATCGCAAAGCTTTCTGGTCAAG AAGTCCCTCACATGCATATAGAAACCCCTGGCATTCAGACGTCAGTTGTATATTGGCCTGCAAAG CTGATTAATTCTTCCAAGGTGATTCTATTCAAGTTTCATTTTTGGGATTGTGGAAGCCACTCCATGAAAAAATATGATCACCTGTTGCCA GCATGCAAGGCTAATGTTGATGCAGTTCTTTTCATGTTCTCGTTCACTGACAG ATCAAGCTTTGAAGATCTTCCAAATAAT GTCAGTTGTTTTCTTGATGGACAAGAAAATGTTTTGTCAGCAGCGGTTGCAACAAA ACATGACCAAGTACTACACGGTGATATCACGGAGCAAGAACTCCGAGACTTTGAAGAGCAGTGGTCCGTGCcagttctaaaaatagccaatgtGAACGGACCACGCCTAGCCGATGGGTACAGCCTTGATGGTAGGGCAGGCATTATGGAGATCGCTTCATTTCTGAACTACTTGTCCGAGTTGCTATGGCAACGTGACCAGTCTGTCATTGCAAGTCGAGAGGCTTCAAGAGACCGTGTGTCACGCCAGTCATCAGGGTCGAGTCAGCATTCGCGCTCCTCTGCCGACCAGAGATTTGTGCTAAATGTAGAGAAgtatatatag
- the LOC5508063 gene encoding RYamide receptor translates to MPSLTEPFLAVLLVLVSCASLLCDCLVIHVIRVAPRMRSTVNRLVQNMAGADVVMVLVILPKFINVIFNNGMWAVEYWIAKVCCILSNMVVTQAKFVSMTTLLAMATDRYFAVRRPLRYRVLSHIFIKCSLIGSWVYSLLSLYCIFGYDIISDGRGNQRCSVHPDRRTLKASFNFFTFWSNLFAMATLYFLTGYHLWTRKPPGEHDRRRVEAVVRSAVHVTKMSLAILAIFLCSWGGTVVSAIALLDNSQVMDREKTRVLVVSVYILIQSNGFFNFLVYLRYLKGFRSHVVRLLTIRRRIQVHPMSRAL, encoded by the exons ATGCCTTCACTGACTGAACCATTTCTAGCCGTTCTTCTTGTCCTTGTGTCATGCGCTTCGCTCCTTTGTGACTGCCTCGTTATTCACGTCATTCGAGTAGCGCCGCGCATGCGTAGCACCGTAAAtcggctggtccagaacatggCGGGCGCAGACGTGGTTATGGTTCTTGTTATTTTACCAAAGTTTATCAATGTGATTTTTAACAACGGCATGTGGGCTGTTGAATATTGGATTGCTAAAGTTTGCTGTATCTTATCGAATATGGTAGTGACCCAGGCGAAGTTTGTATCCATGACAACGCTCCTTGCCATGGCAACAGACAG GTACTTTGCAGTGAGGAGACCGCTGAGATATAGAGTGCTGTCTCACATATTTATCAAGTGTTCTCTGATTGGCTCGTGGGTATACAGCCTGCTTTCCCTATACTGTATCTTCGGGTATGATATCATAAGTGATGGAAGAGGAAACCAAAGATGTTCTGTCCATCCCGACCGGCGAACTCTTAAAGCTTCCTTCAACTTTTTCACCTTCTGGAGTAACCTGTTCGCCATGGCGACGCTTTATTTTCTCACAGGATACCATCTTTGGACGCGCAAACCCCCTGGAGAGCATGATAGGCGACGCGTCGAGGCAGTGGTCAGAAGCGCTGTTCACGTGACCAAAATGAGTCTTGCGATACTTGCGATCTTCCTGTGTAGTTGGGGCGGGACGGTTGTGAGTGCCATTGCACTTCTTGATAACAGCCAAGTAATGGATCGGGAGAAAACGAGAGTGCTTGTCGTTAGCGTCTATATTCTAATCCAGTCTAACGGGTTCTTTAATTTTCTGGTGTATTTGCGCTATTTGAAGGGCTTCAGAAGTCACGTGGTTCGCTTGCTGACGATACGAAGACGCATCCAAGTCCATCCAATGTCAAGAGCACTGTAA